The following are from one region of the Sandaracinus amylolyticus genome:
- a CDS encoding TadE/TadG family type IV pilus assembly protein: MGGAIEGSRRPGFLRRFLANDEGTASIEAVIMIPFFIIVWGLLLFAVDVYKHKIDAGMQARDCGWSFAQTGCETLPPQCQDEPGDPVAVDGGEGAGELESSMDELPLDIPIIGDVLNGIIDELFGELRVARHNEDVNRPQVLGATTVHTRGAFAIMCNERPTTVGEMALDMVCAIAPFFCG; this comes from the coding sequence GTGGGAGGAGCGATCGAAGGGTCGCGCCGGCCCGGCTTCCTGCGCCGTTTCCTCGCGAACGACGAGGGCACCGCGAGCATCGAGGCGGTGATCATGATCCCGTTCTTCATCATCGTGTGGGGGCTGCTGCTCTTCGCGGTCGACGTCTACAAGCACAAGATCGACGCGGGCATGCAGGCGCGCGACTGCGGTTGGTCGTTCGCGCAGACGGGCTGCGAGACGCTGCCTCCGCAGTGTCAGGACGAGCCCGGCGATCCGGTCGCGGTCGACGGTGGCGAGGGAGCGGGCGAGCTCGAGTCGAGCATGGACGAGCTGCCGCTCGACATCCCGATCATCGGCGACGTGCTCAACGGCATCATCGACGAGCTCTTCGGCGAGCTGCGCGTCGCGCGGCACAACGAGGACGTCAATCGCCCGCAGGTGCTCGGCGCGACCACGGTCCACACGCGCGGCGCCTTTGCGATCATGTGCAACGAGCGCCCGACCACCGTGGGCGAGATGGCGCTCGACATGGTGTGCGCGATCGCGCCCTTCTTCTGCGGATGA
- a CDS encoding FHA domain-containing protein yields the protein MEAYVEVIREDGSLERHRIEGDQITVGKSPTAGVPIPDGRDLEPEHLLIAPRGEGCWVAIAQGSKVQAKVRGEAFQHGMVAWGTEIEIGSLKIKVTDSLPKEKKDGDQKTSPVVLIGGVGIVGILAWTMLSDPGGHGIETQAPTEQLQIFDAAVQCPQTGAQALYMADEDAEGALAKSERYPFDASDGVESVQLYRRSQACYALVGQAEASARMQHEGDWMQHRIEEDYTTHRLRLERAMEQQRWPDALLETRALLSLTRHREHAYVQWLIRNERRLQLLVDQARS from the coding sequence ATGGAAGCGTACGTCGAAGTCATCCGGGAAGACGGCAGCCTCGAGCGGCACCGCATCGAGGGCGATCAGATCACGGTCGGCAAGTCGCCGACCGCCGGTGTGCCGATCCCCGACGGGCGTGATCTCGAGCCCGAGCACCTGCTGATCGCGCCGCGCGGCGAGGGATGCTGGGTCGCGATCGCGCAGGGCTCGAAGGTGCAGGCGAAGGTCCGCGGCGAGGCCTTCCAGCACGGCATGGTCGCGTGGGGCACCGAGATCGAGATCGGCAGCCTGAAGATCAAGGTCACCGACTCTCTGCCCAAAGAGAAGAAGGACGGCGATCAGAAGACCTCGCCCGTCGTGCTGATCGGCGGCGTGGGGATCGTCGGCATCCTCGCGTGGACGATGCTCAGCGATCCCGGCGGCCACGGCATCGAGACCCAGGCGCCGACCGAGCAGCTCCAGATCTTCGACGCCGCGGTGCAGTGCCCGCAGACGGGCGCGCAGGCGCTCTACATGGCGGACGAGGACGCCGAGGGCGCGCTCGCGAAGAGCGAGCGATATCCGTTCGACGCGAGCGACGGAGTCGAGTCGGTGCAGCTCTATCGCCGCTCGCAGGCGTGTTACGCGCTGGTCGGTCAGGCCGAGGCGTCGGCGCGCATGCAGCACGAGGGCGACTGGATGCAGCACCGCATCGAGGAGGACTACACGACCCATCGCCTGCGCCTCGAGCGCGCGATGGAGCAGCAGCGCTGGCCCGACGCGCTGCTCGAGACGCGCGCCCTGCTCTCGCTGACGCGACACCGCGAGCACGCGTACGTGCAGTGGCTCATCCGCAACGAGCGGCGCCTGCAGCTCCTCGTGGACCAGGCGCGCTCGTGA
- a CDS encoding type II secretion system F family protein has product MSQTTMLLGYGGMAMTVLGIVAAGFITLTDPTSAIRRRWSDYVRVLDKEVRFLLLKTTGERIALIQLAVILAIPFVALLLDDVVLVFLIIPVSAGPIFWLQRQHAERVRLLEENLDSWLLMLANALKASPSLGEAIQSSAKLMRAPFSEELDLVIKEMKLGTPLDQAVLNMSSRIKSRIISSSLATILVGRQTGGDLPNILEQSAATLREMARLEGVVRTKTAEGKMQAIVLAAIPFVLLFAIHQVDNNWLTPLFDGGFLGSMVILVATILWVAALFLARKILAVDI; this is encoded by the coding sequence GTGTCCCAGACGACGATGCTGCTGGGGTACGGCGGCATGGCGATGACGGTGCTCGGCATCGTCGCCGCGGGCTTCATCACGCTCACCGATCCGACCTCGGCGATCCGCCGTCGCTGGTCGGACTACGTGCGCGTGCTCGACAAGGAAGTCCGCTTCCTGCTGCTCAAGACGACGGGCGAGCGCATCGCGCTGATCCAGCTCGCGGTCATCCTCGCGATCCCCTTCGTCGCGCTGCTGCTCGACGACGTCGTGCTCGTGTTCCTGATCATCCCGGTGAGCGCGGGGCCGATCTTCTGGCTGCAGCGCCAGCACGCCGAGCGTGTGCGCCTGCTCGAGGAGAACCTCGACTCGTGGCTGCTGATGCTCGCGAACGCGCTCAAGGCGTCGCCCTCGCTCGGCGAGGCGATCCAGTCGAGCGCGAAGCTGATGCGCGCCCCGTTCAGCGAAGAGCTCGATCTCGTCATCAAGGAGATGAAGCTCGGCACGCCGCTCGATCAGGCGGTGCTCAACATGTCGTCGCGCATCAAGAGCCGCATCATCTCGAGCTCGCTCGCGACGATCCTCGTCGGCCGTCAGACCGGCGGTGATCTGCCGAACATCCTCGAGCAGAGCGCGGCCACGCTGCGCGAGATGGCGCGCCTCGAGGGCGTGGTCCGCACCAAGACGGCCGAGGGCAAGATGCAGGCGATCGTCCTCGCGGCGATCCCCTTCGTGCTCCTCTTCGCGATCCATCAGGTCGACAACAACTGGCTCACCCCGCTCTTCGACGGGGGCTTCCTCGGCTCGATGGTCATCCTCGTCGCGACGATCCTCTGGGTGGCGGCGCTGTTCCTCGCCCGGAAGATCCTCGCGGTCGACATCTGA
- a CDS encoding A24 family peptidase codes for MFGLGPDPELLPYLYGLAVVMTAIAAFTDWRTGHIPNWLTLPPLLVGPLVHGLTNGAEGFFGSILAVAICGAVPLLMFWRGGMAGGDVKLFAAIAAVCGIEVGLEAEFLAFVVAGIYALGRLAWQGKLLRTLGNSLYMGMNPLLPQRLRKPISPELLHTLRLGGAIFAGTLIAVFSRLQTFLMLGT; via the coding sequence GTGTTCGGTCTCGGCCCGGATCCCGAGCTGTTACCGTACCTGTACGGCCTCGCCGTCGTCATGACCGCCATCGCGGCGTTCACCGACTGGCGGACCGGTCACATCCCCAACTGGCTCACGCTGCCGCCGCTCCTCGTTGGCCCGCTCGTCCACGGACTGACGAACGGAGCCGAGGGATTCTTCGGATCGATCCTCGCCGTCGCGATCTGCGGCGCCGTCCCGCTCCTGATGTTCTGGCGGGGCGGCATGGCCGGAGGCGACGTGAAGCTCTTCGCGGCGATCGCCGCGGTGTGTGGGATCGAGGTCGGCCTCGAGGCCGAGTTCCTCGCGTTCGTCGTCGCGGGGATCTACGCGCTCGGCCGTCTCGCCTGGCAGGGGAAGCTCCTCCGCACGCTGGGCAACAGCTTGTACATGGGCATGAACCCGCTGCTCCCGCAGCGGCTCCGCAAACCGATCAGCCCCGAGCTCCTGCACACGCTGCGGCTCGGTGGTGCGATCTTCGCGGGAACGCTGATCGCGGTGTTCAGCCGACTCCAGACCTTCTTGATGCTCGGTACTTGA
- a CDS encoding pilus assembly protein N-terminal domain-containing protein, producing the protein MDAKQHHSRSRSARLSISIVSFLACAALAAPQIVSPSVALAQARPETERLELQVGEQVTIPATGVASYSEGRPGIVDVRLPRDGAQFVIVALQPGVTSLLLIYADGRQVRYAITVLDPEQSVTATGGVPARENIRLDLYFVQLQQSYSHQLGLAFPGSIGGAGVARIQGSLDLTVPSLQSATLTLTNQALPRLDLAQASGWARLLRQAMLVTANGQEAEINSGGEVNIVVSGGFGGQIQRIEFGSNIEVTPRYDPETRRIEVAIQADVSDLTEAGTSGVPGRTRTQLATVVNLELGQSIVLGGLVSRTSRESQGGLPGLSQIPIVGVLFGTNQRADENVENLLFIVPTVVQAVPRAQSDRIAEALRIYERFGSIGGPGLGDIELIEPSPPGYE; encoded by the coding sequence GTGGACGCTAAGCAGCATCACTCGCGCTCGCGGAGCGCGCGGCTCTCGATCTCGATTGTCTCGTTCCTCGCGTGCGCGGCCCTGGCCGCGCCGCAGATCGTGTCGCCCTCGGTCGCGCTCGCACAGGCGCGTCCAGAAACGGAGCGGCTCGAGCTTCAAGTGGGCGAGCAGGTGACGATCCCGGCGACGGGCGTGGCGAGCTACTCGGAGGGTCGTCCGGGCATCGTCGACGTGCGTCTGCCGCGCGACGGCGCGCAGTTCGTCATCGTCGCGCTCCAGCCCGGCGTCACCTCGCTGCTGCTCATCTACGCCGACGGTCGTCAGGTCCGCTACGCGATCACGGTGCTCGATCCCGAGCAGTCGGTGACCGCGACGGGCGGCGTGCCCGCGCGCGAGAACATCCGGCTCGACCTGTACTTCGTGCAGCTGCAGCAGTCGTACAGCCACCAGCTCGGTCTCGCGTTCCCGGGATCGATCGGCGGCGCGGGCGTCGCGCGCATCCAGGGCTCGCTCGACCTGACGGTGCCCTCGCTGCAGAGCGCGACGCTGACCCTGACGAACCAGGCGCTGCCGCGCCTCGACCTCGCGCAGGCGAGCGGCTGGGCGCGCCTGCTGCGCCAGGCGATGCTGGTCACGGCGAACGGTCAGGAAGCCGAGATCAACAGCGGCGGCGAGGTGAACATCGTCGTCAGCGGTGGCTTCGGCGGGCAGATCCAGCGCATCGAGTTCGGGAGCAACATCGAGGTCACGCCTCGCTACGATCCCGAGACGCGCCGCATCGAGGTCGCGATCCAGGCGGACGTCTCGGACCTCACCGAGGCGGGCACGTCGGGCGTCCCGGGCCGCACGCGCACGCAGCTCGCGACGGTCGTGAACCTCGAGCTCGGTCAGTCGATCGTGCTCGGTGGCCTGGTGTCGCGCACCAGCCGCGAGTCGCAGGGCGGTCTGCCGGGCCTCAGCCAGATCCCGATCGTCGGCGTCCTCTTCGGCACCAACCAGCGCGCCGACGAGAACGTCGAGAACCTGCTCTTCATCGTGCCGACGGTCGTGCAGGCGGTGCCGCGCGCGCAGTCGGATCGCATCGCGGAGGCGCTCCGCATCTACGAGCGCTTCGGTTCGATCGGTGGTCCGGGCCTCGGGGACATCGAGCTGATCGAGCCCTCGCCGCCGGGCTACGAATGA
- a CDS encoding ATPase, T2SS/T4P/T4SS family — protein MPVNLGIELADGTVETLTVDVHGPVSIGRDPSCHVVLPSPDVSRRHLMIQPSHQGAFLITDNSANGTMVGDQRVRGTTVQVPGNLPMRVGPYVIRVIDPYSPGYQQPRGMPAQPGAYGQQPAAPAYPPPSQAAMPAMQMPQPAQAPQQAYAQPQPYAAPQPPQQYVPPQAPPPPPPPQAAPEKKTEASPYDQSGTSMVSVELRKRIHKLLLENLDLASLDRNKMDDRVMRPKVRTALRRIIGDLAKDLPQQTDTAALIDEITDEALGLGPLERLIADEAVSEIMVVDPTTIYVERKGKISLTALRFTDDEAVRAVIERIVTPLGRRIDESTPLVDARLKDGSRVNAVIRPLAIKGSCITIRKFAKTPLLLKDLIKFGAMTDQMGRFLTRCVKARKNIVISGGTGSGKTTLLNVLSAAIPEDERIVTIEDAAELQMKQPHVVSLETRPANMEGRGEYSIRDLVKNALRMRPDRIIVGECRSGEALDMLQAMNTGHEGSMTTTHANTPKEAVARLETLALMSGLDLPARAIREQIASAVHVVIQQSRLSDGSRKVTSITEIVGIDEHGEVETHEIFGFYRTGTGPAGKVIGEFRASGYLPSFLQDFITQGLIADGDYL, from the coding sequence GTGCCGGTGAATCTCGGAATCGAGCTCGCGGACGGAACGGTCGAGACGCTGACCGTCGACGTGCACGGGCCGGTGTCCATCGGACGCGACCCCTCCTGCCACGTCGTGCTGCCGTCGCCCGACGTGTCGCGACGGCACCTGATGATCCAGCCCTCGCACCAGGGCGCGTTCCTGATCACCGACAACTCGGCCAACGGCACGATGGTCGGTGATCAGCGGGTGCGCGGCACGACGGTGCAGGTGCCGGGCAACCTGCCGATGCGGGTCGGGCCCTACGTGATCCGCGTCATCGATCCGTACTCGCCCGGCTATCAGCAGCCGCGCGGGATGCCGGCGCAGCCGGGCGCGTACGGACAGCAGCCCGCGGCCCCGGCGTATCCGCCGCCTTCGCAGGCCGCGATGCCGGCGATGCAGATGCCGCAGCCCGCGCAGGCGCCGCAGCAGGCCTACGCGCAGCCGCAGCCCTACGCCGCGCCGCAGCCGCCGCAGCAGTACGTGCCTCCGCAGGCTCCGCCTCCGCCGCCCCCGCCGCAGGCCGCGCCGGAGAAGAAGACCGAGGCGAGCCCCTACGATCAGAGCGGGACCTCGATGGTCTCGGTGGAGCTGCGCAAGCGCATCCACAAGCTGCTCCTCGAGAACCTCGATCTCGCGTCGCTCGACCGCAACAAGATGGACGACCGCGTGATGCGCCCGAAGGTGCGCACCGCGCTGCGCCGCATCATCGGCGACCTCGCGAAGGATCTCCCGCAGCAGACCGACACCGCCGCGCTGATCGACGAGATCACCGACGAGGCGCTCGGCCTCGGACCGCTCGAGCGATTGATCGCGGACGAGGCGGTCAGCGAGATCATGGTCGTCGATCCGACGACGATCTACGTCGAGCGCAAGGGCAAGATCTCGCTCACCGCGCTTCGCTTCACCGACGACGAAGCGGTGCGCGCGGTCATCGAGCGCATCGTCACGCCGCTCGGGCGACGCATCGACGAGTCGACGCCGCTCGTCGACGCGCGCCTGAAGGACGGCTCGCGCGTCAACGCGGTCATCCGCCCGCTCGCGATCAAGGGGTCGTGCATCACGATCCGGAAGTTCGCGAAGACGCCGCTGCTGCTGAAGGACCTCATCAAGTTCGGCGCGATGACCGATCAGATGGGTCGCTTCCTCACGCGCTGCGTGAAGGCGCGCAAGAACATCGTCATCTCGGGCGGCACCGGCTCCGGCAAGACCACGCTGCTCAACGTGCTCAGCGCCGCGATCCCCGAGGACGAGCGCATCGTGACGATCGAGGACGCGGCCGAGCTGCAGATGAAGCAGCCGCACGTCGTGAGCCTCGAGACGCGCCCGGCGAACATGGAAGGACGCGGCGAGTACTCGATCCGCGATCTCGTGAAGAACGCGCTCCGCATGCGCCCCGACCGCATCATCGTCGGCGAGTGCCGGAGCGGCGAGGCGCTCGACATGCTGCAGGCGATGAACACGGGCCACGAGGGCTCGATGACCACGACGCACGCGAACACGCCGAAGGAAGCGGTCGCGCGCCTCGAGACCCTCGCGCTGATGAGCGGCCTCGATCTCCCGGCGCGCGCCATCCGCGAGCAGATCGCGAGCGCGGTGCACGTCGTCATCCAGCAGAGCCGCCTCAGCGACGGCTCGCGCAAGGTCACGAGCATCACCGAGATCGTCGGCATCGACGAGCACGGCGAGGTCGAGACCCACGAGATCTTCGGGTTCTACCGCACCGGAACCGGCCCCGCGGGCAAGGTCATCGGCGAGTTCCGCGCGTCGGGGTACCTGCCTTCGTTCCTGCAGGACTTCATCACGCAGGGCCTCATCGCCGACGGAGACTACCTGTGA
- the cpaB gene encoding Flp pilus assembly protein CpaB, with translation MNAKALLAAIGVAAAGIVMLFLYMQRFEDEASGGAPVRVIIATQDIPLGTAVTEAMLGYRDLPQSYVEGRHIPREDAQRIIGVRVTSGVRAGESLLWSDLATTSDQSRDLSSLVRSGQRAITIRADASTSFGGLVRPGDRVDVLLTLERATQDPVTVPLLQNLLVLAAGQDTGAMQRPGQTTRRPQTINQVTLSASIEQSQLLAFSSERGRLTLVLRNPDDIEVLENLPETSTADIIEPARRERVQRSRPRTPEAPATDTAPVPIRIEGGRGR, from the coding sequence ATGAATGCCAAGGCACTCCTCGCCGCAATCGGAGTCGCGGCCGCCGGGATCGTGATGCTCTTCCTGTACATGCAGCGCTTCGAGGACGAGGCCTCGGGCGGTGCGCCGGTGCGGGTGATCATCGCGACGCAGGACATCCCTCTCGGGACGGCGGTGACCGAAGCGATGCTCGGCTATCGCGATCTCCCGCAGTCGTACGTCGAAGGACGGCACATCCCGCGCGAGGACGCGCAGCGCATCATCGGCGTGCGCGTCACGAGCGGCGTGCGCGCCGGCGAGTCGCTGCTGTGGAGCGACCTCGCGACGACCAGCGATCAGAGCCGCGATCTGTCGAGCCTGGTGCGCAGCGGTCAGCGCGCGATCACGATCCGCGCGGACGCGTCGACGTCGTTCGGTGGTCTCGTGCGCCCCGGTGATCGCGTCGACGTGCTGCTCACGCTCGAGCGCGCGACCCAGGATCCCGTGACCGTGCCGCTGCTGCAGAACCTGCTGGTGCTCGCGGCGGGCCAGGACACCGGCGCGATGCAGCGCCCCGGGCAGACCACGCGTCGCCCGCAGACGATCAACCAGGTCACTCTCAGCGCGAGTATCGAGCAGTCGCAGCTCCTCGCGTTCTCGTCGGAGCGCGGGCGGCTCACGCTCGTGCTGCGCAACCCCGACGACATCGAGGTCCTCGAGAACCTCCCCGAGACGTCGACGGCCGACATCATCGAGCCGGCTCGTCGCGAGCGCGTGCAGCGCAGCCGTCCGCGCACGCCCGAAGCGCCGGCCACGGATACGGCCCCGGTTCCCATTCGCATCGAAGGTGGACGTGGACGCTAA
- a CDS encoding tetratricopeptide repeat protein, with product MTRVLLIVVALAAIGCGGAQTQPDETPVTDPLSTVQAGELYERGVYLAQHEDYIRAEQYLVAAMQRGHDEHVVMPALLAACVRSSRLSAALGYAEPYLERHPDAWSLRLLVATIHMGLGEAENAHTHLLRVVEEHPDEAVAHYMLGVLSRDDLANPAAAIASFQRYLELAPEGEHAPEARASIVRASSAPPPSAEGAALPVRMPSHHQDDAPAAQPSSGATQ from the coding sequence GTGACGCGCGTCCTCCTGATCGTGGTCGCGCTCGCCGCGATCGGATGCGGCGGCGCGCAGACCCAGCCCGACGAGACGCCGGTCACCGATCCGCTCTCGACGGTGCAGGCCGGCGAGCTCTACGAGCGCGGCGTGTACCTCGCGCAGCACGAGGACTACATCCGCGCGGAGCAGTACCTCGTCGCGGCGATGCAGCGCGGACACGACGAGCACGTGGTGATGCCGGCGCTGCTCGCGGCGTGCGTGCGGAGCTCGCGCCTCTCGGCGGCGCTCGGGTACGCCGAGCCGTACCTCGAGCGGCATCCCGACGCGTGGTCGCTGCGGCTCCTCGTCGCGACGATCCACATGGGCCTCGGCGAGGCCGAGAACGCGCACACGCACCTGCTGCGCGTGGTCGAGGAGCACCCGGACGAGGCGGTCGCGCACTACATGCTCGGCGTGCTCTCGCGCGACGATCTCGCGAACCCCGCGGCCGCGATCGCGTCGTTCCAGCGCTATCTCGAGCTCGCGCCCGAGGGCGAGCACGCCCCCGAGGCGCGCGCGTCGATCGTCCGCGCGTCGTCGGCGCCGCCGCCGAGCGCCGAGGGCGCGGCGCTCCCGGTGCGCATGCCCTCGCACCACCAGGACGACGCGCCGGCCGCCCAACCTTCCTCGGGAGCCACGCAGTGA
- a CDS encoding Flp family type IVb pilin: MDKLSMNKSRRVRELLADTRGLSTVEYIIILCLIAVVCFAIWRQFGETVKAKVQGADGMVGTLPTDSSP; this comes from the coding sequence ATGGACAAGCTGAGCATGAACAAGTCGCGCCGCGTTCGTGAGCTCCTCGCGGATACCCGCGGTCTGTCGACCGTCGAGTACATCATCATCCTCTGCCTCATCGCGGTCGTGTGCTTCGCCATCTGGCGCCAGTTCGGTGAGACCGTGAAGGCGAAGGTCCAGGGCGCGGACGGCATGGTCGGCACGCTCCCGACCGACAGCTCGCCGTGA
- a CDS encoding type II secretion system F family protein has protein sequence MARIYAYVAMALIAAGLVIGVWTLGRNRPEDSPRLGMRGRKRQQALEAGGLFASSEPAIRMVAGWIAYFPLTDQRRRVDELLKHAGDWLGLTANEFYALCALGAVGMGLMGLLLANLGGYPGILFAPFAALGALMPYLQVTGERDRRFKECNRALPGSIDLASLCMGAGLDFPGAIRQIVDKSGNREDALHEQWETVLQELELGRTRRQALENFADRVPTEAVRDFVSAVVQSEEKGNPLAEVLRIQATMMRMRRSVMAEEAAARAAILMMGPLMLIFGCIILCLMGPFIIQGMQTDAF, from the coding sequence ATGGCGCGCATCTACGCATACGTCGCGATGGCGCTGATCGCCGCGGGCCTGGTGATCGGCGTGTGGACCCTCGGGCGCAATCGTCCCGAGGACAGCCCTCGGCTCGGCATGCGCGGCCGCAAGCGCCAGCAGGCGCTCGAGGCGGGCGGGCTCTTCGCGAGCAGCGAGCCCGCGATCCGCATGGTCGCGGGATGGATCGCGTACTTCCCGCTGACCGATCAGCGGCGGCGCGTCGACGAGCTGCTCAAGCACGCGGGTGACTGGCTCGGCCTCACCGCGAACGAGTTCTACGCGCTCTGCGCGCTCGGTGCGGTCGGCATGGGGCTCATGGGGCTCCTGCTCGCGAACCTCGGCGGATACCCGGGGATCCTCTTCGCGCCCTTCGCCGCGCTCGGCGCGCTGATGCCGTACCTGCAGGTCACGGGCGAGCGCGATCGTCGCTTCAAGGAGTGCAACCGCGCGCTCCCGGGCTCGATCGATCTCGCCTCGCTCTGCATGGGCGCGGGCCTCGATTTCCCCGGTGCGATCCGCCAGATCGTCGACAAGAGCGGCAACCGAGAAGACGCGCTCCACGAGCAGTGGGAGACCGTGCTGCAGGAGCTCGAGCTCGGCCGCACGCGCCGTCAGGCGCTCGAGAACTTCGCGGATCGTGTGCCCACCGAGGCGGTGCGCGACTTCGTGAGCGCGGTCGTGCAGAGCGAGGAGAAGGGCAACCCGCTCGCGGAAGTGCTGCGCATCCAGGCGACGATGATGCGCATGCGCCGCAGCGTCATGGCCGAAGAAGCTGCCGCGCGCGCTGCCATCCTCATGATGGGCCCGCTCATGCTGATCTTCGGCTGCATCATCCTCTGTCTGATGGGCCCCTTCATCATCCAGGGCATGCAGACGGACGCGTTCTGA
- a CDS encoding TadE/TadG family type IV pilus assembly protein has protein sequence MVGKLARDTRGAAYVEFLISFIPVFLMFLGMVQMGLMFVGGLAVQRAASAAARAAIVVLDDDPQYYGGEGRMQIGGGSGSGPNAGEGLIDFLGSSGVGGGDTGGMGGAGGDAADTGDSARLSAIHSAASIPLFAIAPPPSAIVRPESVMAAIGNNRDPLGMPPSRLLSGLVWNNTGALAVRLVDGPASRTDQRSFDAAPLHEDDAVPTPARVRVTYLFHCGVPLANRLMCNDPLALLFGADGAALARVVTGGTPSLERLQAISRQRELELARESRDEIPWSDLGDNARQGVGALGIGASLLGMSMRVKVMTAEAQLPIQYANYQYQSE, from the coding sequence ATGGTCGGCAAGCTCGCTCGAGACACGAGAGGCGCTGCCTACGTCGAATTCCTGATCTCGTTCATCCCCGTCTTCCTGATGTTCTTGGGGATGGTCCAGATGGGCCTGATGTTCGTCGGCGGTCTCGCGGTGCAACGCGCGGCGTCGGCGGCGGCGCGCGCCGCGATCGTCGTGCTCGACGACGATCCCCAGTACTACGGCGGCGAAGGCCGCATGCAGATCGGCGGCGGAAGCGGCAGTGGGCCCAACGCCGGCGAAGGGCTGATCGACTTCCTCGGATCGAGCGGCGTCGGCGGTGGCGACACCGGCGGCATGGGTGGCGCGGGCGGCGACGCAGCCGACACCGGCGACAGCGCGCGCCTCTCCGCGATCCACAGCGCCGCGTCGATCCCGCTCTTCGCGATCGCGCCGCCTCCTTCGGCGATCGTTCGCCCCGAGTCGGTGATGGCGGCGATCGGCAACAATCGTGATCCTCTCGGGATGCCGCCGAGCCGTCTGCTCTCGGGCCTCGTGTGGAACAACACCGGCGCGCTCGCCGTGCGCCTCGTCGACGGGCCCGCGTCGCGCACCGATCAGCGCAGCTTCGACGCCGCGCCGCTCCACGAGGACGACGCGGTGCCGACGCCGGCGCGCGTGCGCGTCACGTACCTCTTCCACTGCGGCGTTCCGCTCGCGAACCGCCTCATGTGCAACGACCCGCTCGCGCTGCTCTTCGGCGCAGACGGCGCCGCGCTCGCGCGCGTCGTGACGGGCGGCACGCCGAGCCTCGAGCGCCTCCAGGCGATCTCGCGCCAGCGTGAGCTCGAGCTCGCCCGCGAGTCGCGCGACGAGATCCCGTGGTCCGATCTCGGCGACAACGCGCGACAGGGCGTCGGTGCGCTCGGCATCGGTGCATCGCTCCTCGGCATGTCGATGCGCGTGAAGGTGATGACGGCCGAGGCGCAGCTCCCGATCCAGTACGCGAATTATCAGTACCAGAGCGAGTGA